The Fulvivirga maritima genome segment TATTCCCAAAACGTATCCATTCATCTAACTCTCCTCCATAAATAAGATCTCCTTCCACCTCTCCAGGGGTATCACTACTTAAATCGGCAATAGCTTCATCAATTAACAAGTGAACTTCAGCATAAATATCTTCACCATCATCAAAGACTGGAGCTGGATTCTCCTGACCCAATCCTCTCTCTGTATAAGGCACATCACCCCAGACATCCACCATTATACTATATGTATAAGCTTTGATTAACTTACCTACACCTGAGTAGCCCAACTGCCCACTTGCTTCAGCATCATTAATAAGTATATCAACATCAGTTAAAACATTGGCAAATAAGTTATCCCATGGATTAGTTATTCCTCCATCATTACCAGAAACCCCATAATCATTTAAGGACCCCCGCCTAACAATTTGATGCATATACAAAGAAGTAATCTGCCCCAACCCACCTACTTGCATACCCAAAGACTCAGACATATCCACCTGAACTCCTGATAAAAGAAGGCTCGCAGGTGCATTATCAATACCAGGGTTATTAGGATCTTCATTTATGTCTAGAAAATCACCACAGCCATTCAAGGCAGTAATAATTATTAACAAAAAATATAGTTTATATCTTTTCATAGTAAATTCAATTAGAGTGTAAACCTGATAGCTACTGCATACCTTTTTGGAGTAGGTGTTGCACTATATTCAAAACCTTGCTGATTAGATGAGCCAAATTGATTAATCTCTGGATCGAAATTAGTTCCCTCAGGGAAATTTGGAGCAGAATACCAAAGATTACGTCCAATAAGGGAAATTCTAGCACTTCCAAAAGGAGTGTTTTTCAACAAAGCCTGCGGAAAATCATAAGCTAAAGAGACTTCACGTAATCGGTAACGAGTTGCATCCCAAACACCCCATTCATCCGAGCCATTAATTGCAAAAGAATTCCCAAACCATAAAGAATTTTCATCAATCATGGTTCTGTTTGGAATCTTAGCTCCCTCTTCTGTACGAATAGGCTCTAACGTATTAGGATCACCATATACTCCTGGAATTATTCGGGGCATTTCTCGATCTTCAGTATCAGTAGTCACTCCTCTACCTAACAATGAAATTACTGTATTAGAATAAAGATCTCCCCCTTGAGTCCAATCAAAAACAGCTGACAATGTAAACCCTTTAAAAGAGAAGGTATTTGTAAGACCTACAATAAAATCCGGATTGGGATTACCTATAATTGCAGGCTCAAGCGCCTGTATTAATCCTCCATTAGAAGGGTCAATCAAAAGATTACCTTCATCATCTCTTACATCAACCGTACCTCTTATTAGTCCAAACTCTTCACCAGCACGCTGAGTAGCTATAACTCCTCCGGCAAATCCAGAACCAAAAGTAATTTCTTCAACTCCATCCACTAATTCTTTAATGAGGTTTTTATTATGTGTAAAAGTTCCATTCAAATCCCAACGAAACCCTCCTGATAACTGTAATGGGGTAGCTTTTAACGTAACCTCTATACCTTCATTAGTAAGCACTCCAAAGTTTGTAAGAAAAGAAGTATAGCCAGAAGAGGAAGGATAAGATATAGGTGCTATTTGATTATCAGCCTCACTATAATAGTAAGTCACATCTAATCCTACCCTATAATTTAACCAATTGGTCTGAATTCCAAATTCATAATCAGTTTTTTGCTGTGGCTTAAGGTTAGGATCTGGTTGTTGACTTGTTAGAGTCGTTGTAGGATTTCCTAAAAAAGGAGTGTCATCAGAAGGATTAATAATAAATACTGGAGCTAGTTGATAAGGATCTGTATCACTACCCACTTTACCCCAAGAAGCGCTTACTTTTAACATATCTAAAAAACTAGATTCAATACTTAAAGCATCTGTTAATATCGCTGACAATGTAACTGCAGGATAGAAAAAGCTTCTATTATCCACCGGCAAAGTGGACGACCAATCATTTCTCGCCGTTATTCCTAAATATAAATAATCCTTATACCCAAGTAAAATATCTGTATAGAGACCAACTATTCTTCTTCTTGAATACCCTCTACCTCCAGGCGTAACATTATTTGTATTATCTAAATCATCTATATCAAAATCCACATAACCAATTCCCTGAGTAGTCTGCCCATCTGAGGTACGTTGATTAATATTATGACCTACAATAGCTCTCAAATGAAAATCTTCATTTAAATCATTTTCATATGTTGCTGTTAGGTTAGCATCAATTTCTTCAAACTGTATCAAATCATAAATGAACCTACCCTCTCCAGGATTAGAAGAAGGCCCTGTTGAACCTGGACGAATAAAGTCCGTGTTTTTTTGAGTATAAGTATTAATCCCTGCTGTATATGCTACCTTTAACCAATCCTTTATCTCATAACCTAAGTTCAAAGAGGCTACAATCCGATCAACATTAGTAGTAAAACCCGCATTCTCATAGGACCAATATGGATTATCCGCCTGACCTCTTCCTACCATAAATTCACTTCCCAAATCAGTTGGATTTTGATAAGGCTGCCCTTGCACATCCCAATTTCGCCCCAGATATAATGCCCTGGCGAAAGCAGATGAATTATTTGAGCCAGACAAACCTACACCGGACTGTACTCCTTCTTGTACCGTTTTAGTATAAGCGATATTAGCCCCAACATTAAAACCATTATCTAGTTGTGACTGACCACCAACACTAACATTGGTTCTCGCAAAATTAGTATTGGGCACATAGCCATCATTATCACTTCTGGATAAGGTTGTAGTAAGAACCGATTTTTCATTACCCCCAGTTAAAGTAATTGAATTATCTAATAATATTCCTGTTTCAAATAAATCCTTCACATTGTCTGGGTAAGCCTGATATGGAACAACCACATCATCATACAAACCTCCCCACCCATCTCTTCCTGCATACCAATGTGGGATTGTTTCGGTATTAGCATAATTTCTAGTACCCATAAAAGGTGCTCCCCAAGATCCATTAACTTGTTGATATGCATAATTGGTACCTGACCCATAAGTATTTTGATAATCAGGAAGGTTAGCAATTTCCTCAAATGCTATAGAGGAATTTACCGCTATTTGCAAACCTTGTTTCCCGGCTTTAGCTCTTCCTGTTTTAGTGGTAATGACTACCACACCGTTTGATGCTCGGGTTCCATAAAGAGCAGCCGCTGCGGCTCCTTTAAGCACAGTCATTGATTCAATATTGTTAGGATCAATATCTGCGATTCTACTACCATAAGCACCTCCACTAGTTAATTGATTAAAGGTTCCATTAGTATTATTGTTATATGGAATGCCATCCACCACAAAAAGCGGTTGATTATTTCCCAATAAAGAAGAATTACCCCTAATAGTTATCCTTGTAGCACTACCTGCTGCTCCCCCTGACCCAGATATATTTACACCAGCTATTTTACCTTGCATTGCACGAAGAGGATCAGGCTCTGCCACCTGCTGCAATTGCTTACCGCTTACATTTTCAACGGAATACCCTAACCCTCTTGCCTCTCTTTCAATACCTCCTGCAGTTACTACTACCTCATTTAATTGCTTAGCATCTTCAGACATCTCAACACTTACTTGTGTCCGTGATCCTATTTCAACTTCTTGAGATAATAGACCTATAAATGAAAAAGTAAGCGTTCCTCCTTCTTCAGGAACTGATAATGTATAATTTCCATCGATATCAGTTACTGTACCTGTAGCTGTACCCTTGAGTAAAACATTCACTCCGGGTAATGGCGATCCATCCGAGGCGGAGGTCACCTTACCTGAGATGCTCCTTTGCTGCGCCCACACCTCTCCCAAAGGCAGAAAACACAGCAACACGAAACCAATTAGTAAAAAGTTCTTCATATTGTTTTGTTTAGATTTAAATGTATGTTAGTACAATTTCGATAATAATATAAAAATTAATTTTGTACTAAATCAACATAATCTAAATTTTTTTATAACTTTTCCACCTACAAAGGGTACTATATAGTCAAATTGACTATTTTCAAGATAACATCACAAATAAATTCAATCCACCACTTTAAACTCAATTCTGCGATTGAGTTGGCGGTTTTTATCTGAGGTATTAGGGTAGGCTGGGGAGGATTGTCCGTAGCCTTTATAGGAGAGTTGTTTTGAGGAAATTCCGTTTTTAATCAGGTAATTATATACCGATTCAGCTCTTTTTAATGACAGGTTTTGGTTATACTCTTTAGAGCCTGAGTCATCTGTGTGACCACTGATTTCAACTCGTATTATGGAATTGTGGCTCAAAAAATCAATTAAACGATTCAATTCAGTAGAGGAAGTGTTATGCAATTGATAGCTATCTAACTCGAAGAATATGTTATTCAACACTACTTTCATCCCTACGTTAATTGGGTCCAGATAAATGTCCATAGTAACAGGTTCTTCGGTCTGCTCCTCATAGTTAAAGGAAAGGCTTTTATATAGATAACCGCTTTTTTCTACATATAGACCGTATTGGGCACCTTCTGTCAAAACCATTAGATAATCTCCACTGATTGAGTCAGAACTTACTTGTGACACTTTTTTATTTCTTTTTAAATCAAATAACTGGATTTCTGCATTAATGGGAGCCTTGGTTTTCGCATCGAACACCTGACCTTTCACATATGAGGTCTTGTATTTAACCCTTGAATCCGCCGGCACATCAAACTCATAAAGTATGCTTCTCCGCTGGTCTACCAGCAAATCTTCATGAGAATAATACCCTTTGGTTCCATCTGCGGTTATATATAAAGATAACTGATCTTCACTATTATTTATAGGAAATCCCATATTTTTAGCGGGAGTCCAGCCGTCCTCTGTTTTTTCTGAGCTAAAAATATCGAACCCACCAAAACCGGTATGACCATTTGATGCAAAATAAAGCGTAACGCCATTAGGATGAATAAAAGGAGAAATTTTCTCTCCTATTGTATTTATTGCTCCTCCCAAATTCTCTGGAGATGACCATTCATCATTCTCATCTTTATGACTCACATAAATATCTCTATGCCCAACATCTCCGGTATGTCTGTTAGAAACAAAATAAAGTGTTCGCCCATCCGCAGAGAGTGATGGCTGAGACTCCCATGCTCTACTATTAATCTTAGGCCCAAGATTAAC includes the following:
- a CDS encoding SusC/RagA family TonB-linked outer membrane protein, translated to MKNFLLIGFVLLCFLPLGEVWAQQRSISGKVTSASDGSPLPGVNVLLKGTATGTVTDIDGNYTLSVPEEGGTLTFSFIGLLSQEVEIGSRTQVSVEMSEDAKQLNEVVVTAGGIEREARGLGYSVENVSGKQLQQVAEPDPLRAMQGKIAGVNISGSGGAAGSATRITIRGNSSLLGNNQPLFVVDGIPYNNNTNGTFNQLTSGGAYGSRIADIDPNNIESMTVLKGAAAAALYGTRASNGVVVITTKTGRAKAGKQGLQIAVNSSIAFEEIANLPDYQNTYGSGTNYAYQQVNGSWGAPFMGTRNYANTETIPHWYAGRDGWGGLYDDVVVPYQAYPDNVKDLFETGILLDNSITLTGGNEKSVLTTTLSRSDNDGYVPNTNFARTNVSVGGQSQLDNGFNVGANIAYTKTVQEGVQSGVGLSGSNNSSAFARALYLGRNWDVQGQPYQNPTDLGSEFMVGRGQADNPYWSYENAGFTTNVDRIVASLNLGYEIKDWLKVAYTAGINTYTQKNTDFIRPGSTGPSSNPGEGRFIYDLIQFEEIDANLTATYENDLNEDFHLRAIVGHNINQRTSDGQTTQGIGYVDFDIDDLDNTNNVTPGGRGYSRRRIVGLYTDILLGYKDYLYLGITARNDWSSTLPVDNRSFFYPAVTLSAILTDALSIESSFLDMLKVSASWGKVGSDTDPYQLAPVFIINPSDDTPFLGNPTTTLTSQQPDPNLKPQQKTDYEFGIQTNWLNYRVGLDVTYYYSEADNQIAPISYPSSSGYTSFLTNFGVLTNEGIEVTLKATPLQLSGGFRWDLNGTFTHNKNLIKELVDGVEEITFGSGFAGGVIATQRAGEEFGLIRGTVDVRDDEGNLLIDPSNGGLIQALEPAIIGNPNPDFIVGLTNTFSFKGFTLSAVFDWTQGGDLYSNTVISLLGRGVTTDTEDREMPRIIPGVYGDPNTLEPIRTEEGAKIPNRTMIDENSLWFGNSFAINGSDEWGVWDATRYRLREVSLAYDFPQALLKNTPFGSARISLIGRNLWYSAPNFPEGTNFDPEINQFGSSNQQGFEYSATPTPKRYAVAIRFTL
- a CDS encoding OmpA family protein yields the protein MKFFTILIGCLFCFLGSSFAQFHTKSKKAIAYYREADNHRVRAQYKAAEELLQQALKKDDEFQEAYMLLALVYQSTGRLEEAEKQMTHAISLDEKNSLVLFELSKLYLRLGKYHEVLETINSYLASSPTNRNRIRDARKIKENAEFAVQNLNDPSLFNPHPLSDTVNAFPTQYFPIVTVDQNAIIFTRRLGASMDYDEDLVISYKQEDGSWGFAKSLSKNINTDGNEGTCTLSADGRTLIFTSCFGRPGYGSCDLYMSKKIGDEWTDPVNLGPKINSRAWESQPSLSADGRTLYFVSNRHTGDVGHRDIYVSHKDENDEWSSPENLGGAINTIGEKISPFIHPNGVTLYFASNGHTGFGGFDIFSSEKTEDGWTPAKNMGFPINNSEDQLSLYITADGTKGYYSHEDLLVDQRRSILYEFDVPADSRVKYKTSYVKGQVFDAKTKAPINAEIQLFDLKRNKKVSQVSSDSISGDYLMVLTEGAQYGLYVEKSGYLYKSLSFNYEEQTEEPVTMDIYLDPINVGMKVVLNNIFFELDSYQLHNTSSTELNRLIDFLSHNSIIRVEISGHTDDSGSKEYNQNLSLKRAESVYNYLIKNGISSKQLSYKGYGQSSPAYPNTSDKNRQLNRRIEFKVVD